One Mercurialis annua linkage group LG3, ddMerAnnu1.2, whole genome shotgun sequence DNA window includes the following coding sequences:
- the LOC126672212 gene encoding pectinesterase inhibitor 9-like, which produces MQCLSIFPNSSLENQKQLAETALLASLFRADITRLTLREESDMMESDLASDCSGLIDAAHDSLSQSIVILHNLVTTGQGHESFSQRLREIQDWLTAAHYSNSYCLNEFTSDNNMNNSTELVRGRVLYQYQTTENAIDLFRRFAKSLGVRF; this is translated from the coding sequence ATGCAATGCCTCTCCATCTTTCCAAATTCTAGTCTAGAGAACCAAAAGCAGCTGGCGGAAACGGCTTTACTGGCAAGCCTATTCAGAGCAGACATCACAAGATTGACCCTTCGAGAGGAAAGTGATATGATGGAGTCGGATTTAGCAAGTGATTGTTCCGGCCTTATTGATGCGGCACACGATTCCCTTAGCCAGTCCATAGTAATACTCCATAACTTGGTAACCACAGGTCAAGGTCATGAATCCTTTTCACAGCGGTTAAGGGAGATTCAGGACTGGCTCACAGCCGCCCATTATTCTAATTCCTATTGCCTCAACGAGTTCACAAGTGACAACAATATGAATAATTCAACAGAACTAGTTAGGGGCAGGGTTTTATATCAATATCAGACAACGGAAAATGCAATAGACCTTTTCAGGAGATTTGCTAAGAGTTTAGGAGTACGTTTCTAG